The genome window CTGCCACGGTGCGGCCACGCTTTCCACGTCGAGTGCGTCGACATGTGGCTGCGCTCGCACTCCACCTGCCCGCTCTGCCGGTGCGCGGTGGTCGACGAGGAGGTGTCAGCAGTGCAACCCCCGGAGGCCGACCTGGAGTCCCCCAACTTCCCCACCAACGTGCTCTTCGTTGGCTCCCAGGACGCCGTCAGAACCCGCGGCGCCGCTGCGCCGACACTACCACAGCAGCCGGCACCAGTGCCGCCGCAGGCGCCGGGACCCATCGCCGGAGTCGCGGCCGTCGTGGAGGCAGCTAGAGTAGCCGCCCTGCGACGGCTGCTGGGCTGCGGCGGCGCGACGCCCCCGGCTCCGCCGCAGCAGCAGGAAGACCGCGACTTGGAGGCTGGCGAGAGCAGCGGGTCGCCGCCGGCGAAGCCGCGGTCAGGATCTTGATGCTGGTACCAAGGTTAACATTCTCGGTAAAACAAAATTTACCGTAGGTCAGCCTGGTACTCGCACCACTCGCTCTCCTTCTGTCCTtcacccctccctcctctccttcttgaGCCATTTCAGGCATCAGAGGGAAGCAAGTGTACAGATAATCTGTTAATCTATAATCAACTGGAGTACTGCATAGTAATTTATAAACAAGATTTCTGGGTGCTGTACATTTTACCAACTTGTCGTTTCGTCATGAAACGTACGAACCACAATTACTTCTGCCGACCTTTCCTTTTTACCATGCTCTGAGAGACCGAGGTCATGAAACAAACCGGATTTGGGaggatttaaaaatatatttctaaaattaatttttcagataatttaaaaatatattttttttagaaaaacctaaaaatagaaacccaaacaaacagCCTTTGAAAGCAATGCGATGCTAGATTCGAGCAATGGTTGTCAAACGTGTTAACTGCTTTAGGGCATCTTTAATGATTAGATGGCTACTATTTCTTACTTAAGAGagtataatttttaatattatgaTTAGCATGTTTTTTTATACTCATAGAGGAGAGAGTAAAGTAAATACTAGTTTTTAAAAATGAGAGATAAAGAGTTAATACTTATAAATCATCTTAGCACACCTCTTTTCTTTGACAACTCCTGAacatatataaatttttaaaaaatatgttgtcTCAGCTATACGATATGGTTTTAGTCCTGCCTTCCGCTGTCGACTGCAGCGTTTTGTGCGCTGTGCTGCCACATTGGCTTTGACACGGAAGCAAGCAGATTTGACGAAAGCAGCTGCTGTTAATCACGAGACAACTACTCCATCTGACTCTACTCTGTTCTCCAGTTACTATTCCTGGGGATTATTTCGTAAAGATACAAAGTGACCTACACTCACATGCGTATTCATACATACGTTATAAAATAGATTGAGAGACACGAGATATTTAATGTGCAGAAACGTGTAATACCACCGCCGATAACAACACCTGAGGTTCCATCCTTACACTTGAGTACTCCGCTACCACGGAGCCATCGGCTCGTTCGCATTCCGGGGGGATTCGCTATCCAGCCTATTGCACTACTGACCCTGCATGTTTTGTTCTGTTCGTCCCTATCAAAAGAGGCA of Phragmites australis chromosome 3, lpPhrAust1.1, whole genome shotgun sequence contains these proteins:
- the LOC133912650 gene encoding E3 ubiquitin-protein ligase EL5-like → MAVTGASVAAAATMLAAVAAIFITFVLCFYLFLCAKRYRGAAPTIGGGGSGSGRARFVFAGPGGCRGGGGGMNETAIAALPRKVVAAAEGEGSPAAEGDCAVCITELAAGEAARVLPRCGHAFHVECVDMWLRSHSTCPLCRCAVVDEEVSAVQPPEADLESPNFPTNVLFVGSQDAVRTRGAAAPTLPQQPAPVPPQAPGPIAGVAAVVEAARVAALRRLLGCGGATPPAPPQQQEDRDLEAGESSGSPPAKPRSGS